Proteins encoded by one window of Colletes latitarsis isolate SP2378_abdomen chromosome 5, iyColLati1, whole genome shotgun sequence:
- the Pig-g gene encoding phosphatidylinositol glycan anchor biosynthesis class G isoform X1, with amino-acid sequence MTRMKEREMDKNIIILFYILFIGPLSMALFLYGFFPLINYDNTIATENDIPKFIENVRVKIDTLYQPMVKKLIIMVIDALRWDFITGSIGKVAMPVTSSLIANASACLFQAKVQPPTVTMPRIKAITAGIIPSFIDVALNFGSKSIIGDSVLLQAKRHGYKLVFYGDDTWLTLFPSIFDRYDGTTSFIVTDFNEVDNNVTRHLHRELHNTNDWSIMSLHYLGLDHIGHIHGPFSPLIKTKLKEMDNVIAKIQSKVQEWNQNNDSSLFIICGDHGMKDSGGHGGSTISETTVPLIAIGGECMQNDNHFKEIAQIDIASTLSIILGVPIPFSNLGTVFLDSLYKLPISKTLFILYYNAKQVFNHFQQLTDYKSEYAYQKYLEAVKLHNAWLTTKDHPNDMTDDIVLSYKIALKGMKEALINNLIKYDFHIITVAIFFLCHIFCILMGEKSHTLVAFKNTILLIILNTSLWISINFIWECESISLLYTRNLITIAIVLFIITVLITNCYLLANISYFNPFTVKKIENLVGRWLFPFSVFVHAISLSGSSFVEEEHQTWYFYWVTFLVLLLYNAATKLCLHLRFYRNYKQYLYAQTCIKLLLLLIGHRILRKINSTGDKYAHLPDIAGFLMEQESMLGMTIVLITALILLIWLDFMHEDKKYKQLSLIFNIVISVCIYLRHMHNNNVIKIPFYPQFRGIYEVQIFWVLLAINSLNYIYRLALVIKYNKTAFLKIMLSCFVRIWIMITAMLHQPHNVILLPLQIIFSSVIRTIIKDNNTEQVNPFVYAWIGNLYYFYQGNSNSLATIDVAAGYVGIQSYIPFVNGLLLLINTYSAPILAYLLLIYHAVLQNPYDTHDIITEISKRYIKWRLLPVVIYTIIISIQRHHLFIWSVFSPKLLYEAVHFTIICFVILVILFLVILQKTINKPKY; translated from the exons ATGACAAGAATGAAAG AAAGGGAAATGGATAAAAATATTATCATATTGTTTTATATACTTTTCATTGGACCTCTATCAATGGCATTATTTTTATATGGATTTTTCCCTTTGATAAATTATGATAATACCATAGCAACTGAAAATGATATTCCAAAATTCATAGAAAATGTGAG AGTAAAGATAGATACATTGTATCAACCTATGGTAAAAAAATTAATCATTATGGTCATTGATGCTTTAAGATGGGATTTTATAACAGGATCAATTGGGAAAGTAGCTATGCCTGTAACAAGTAGTCTTATAGCAAATGCTTCTGCTTGTTTGTTCCAAGCAAAAGTACAACCACCAACTGTCACAATGCCTAGAATAAAG GCAATTACAGCTGGTATTATTCCTAGTTTCATTGATGTAGCCCTAAATTTTGGGAGTAAATCAATTATTGGTGATAGTGTGCTTCTTCAAGCAAAGAGACATGGCTATAAATTAGTATTTTATGGGGATGATACTTGGCTTACATTATTTCCCTCTATATTTGATCGTTATGATGGTACTACATCATTCATTGTAACAGATTTTAATGAG gtTGACAATAATGTGACTAGACATTTGCATAGAGAGTTACATAATACTAATGATTGGTCCATAATGAGTCTTCATTATTTAGGACTTGACCATATTGGTCATATTCATGGACCATTTAGTCCACTTATTAAAACTAAACTTAAAGAAATGGATAATGTAATTGCAAAAATTCAATCAAAAGTCCAAGAATGG AATCAAAATAATGACTCTTCTTTGTTTATTATCTGTGGGGATCATGGGATGAAAGATTCTGGAGGTCATGGTGGTTCAACCATATCAGAAACAACTGTACCTTTAATTGCAATTGGTGGAGAATGTATGCAAAATGATAATCATTTTAAAGAAATAGCACAAATTGATATTGCATCCACATTATCTATTATTTTGGGTGTGCCAATACCATTTTCTAATTTAGGAACTGTTTTTCTGGACTCTTTATACAAGTTGCCTATTTCAAAAACATTATTCATACTTTATTATAATGCTAAACAAGTGTTCAACCATTTTCAACAACTGACTGACTACAAGTCTGAGT ATGCATATCAGAAATATCTAGAAGCAGTAAAACTTCATAATGCTTGGTTAACTACTAAAGACCATCCAAATGACATGACAGATGACATTGTACTTTCTTATAAGATTGCACTTAAAGGAATGAAAGAAGcacttataaataatttaataaaatatgattTCCATATAATAACAGTAGCCATATTCTTCTTATGCCAT aTCTTTTGTATTTTAATGGGGGAAAAAAGTCATACATTGGTTGCATTTAAAAATACTATTTTGTTGATCATTTTAAACACATCCTTATGGATATCAATAAATTTCATTTGGGAATGTGAAAGCATATCATTACTTTATACAAGGAATTTAATTACCATTGCAAtagtattatttataataactgttttaATTACGAATTGTTATTTACTGGCCAACATTAGTTATTTTAATCCTTTCACAGTTAAG AAAATAGAGAATTTGGTAGGAAGGTGGCTATTTCCATTCAGTGTATTTGTACATGCAATTAGCCTTAGTGGTAGTAGCTTTGTGGAAGAAGAACATCAAACTTGGTATTTCTATTGGGTCACTTTTCTTGTACTGTTACTTTATAATGCTGCTACAAAATTATGTTTACATTTGCGATT TTACAGAAACTACAAACAGTATTTGTATGCACAAACTTGTATTAAACTTTTATTACTACTAATTGGACATAGAATTCTTAGGAAAATAAATAGTACTGGGGATAAGTATGCTCATCTTCCTGATATAGCTGGGTTCTTGATGGAACAAGAAAGTATGTTAGGGATGACAATAGTTCTTATTACTg CTCTTATACTTTTGATATGGCTTGACTTTATGCATGAGGATAAAAAGTATAAACAACTatcattaatatttaatatagtaATCAGTGTATGTATTTACCTTCGTCACATGCATAACAATAATGTGATCAAAATACCATTCTATCCTCAGTTTAG AGGAATATATGAAGTACAAATATTTTGGGTATTACTGGCAATAAAcagtttaaattatatttatcgtTTGGCATTAGTGATCAAATATAATAAGAcagcatttttaaaaattatgttgTCATGTTTTGTACGAATATGGATTATGATTACTGCAATGCTTCATCAGCCACATAATGTAATACTTTTGCCacttcaaataatttttagtaGTGTGATTAGAACAATAATTAAAGATAATAATACAGAACAAGTAAATCCGTTTGTATATGCTTGGATTggcaatttatattatttttatcag GGAAATTCGAATAGTTTGGCAACTATTGATGTAGCTGCAGGTTATGTTGGCATACAATCATACATACCATTTGTTAATgggttattattattaattaatacttATTCTGCACCCATTTTAGCATATCTATTGCTTATTTACCATGCGGTATTGCAGAATCCGTATGA taCACATGACATTATTACAGAAATTAGTAAAAGGTATATTAAATGGAGATTATTACCAGTAGTTATTTATACAATTATAATCAGTATTCAACGTCATCATTTATTTATATGGTCAGTATTCTCGCCAAAATTATTATATGAAGCTGTACATTTCACTATTATTTGTTTTGTCATACTTGTCATACTTTTTTTGGTTATACTACAGAAAACAATAAATAAACCAAAATATTAG
- the Pig-g gene encoding phosphatidylinositol glycan anchor biosynthesis class G isoform X5 → MVKKLIIMVIDALRWDFITGSIGKVAMPVTSSLIANASACLFQAKVQPPTVTMPRIKAITAGIIPSFIDVALNFGSKSIIGDSVLLQAKRHGYKLVFYGDDTWLTLFPSIFDRYDGTTSFIVTDFNEVDNNVTRHLHRELHNTNDWSIMSLHYLGLDHIGHIHGPFSPLIKTKLKEMDNVIAKIQSKVQEWNQNNDSSLFIICGDHGMKDSGGHGGSTISETTVPLIAIGGECMQNDNHFKEIAQIDIASTLSIILGVPIPFSNLGTVFLDSLYKLPISKTLFILYYNAKQVFNHFQQLTDYKSEYAYQKYLEAVKLHNAWLTTKDHPNDMTDDIVLSYKIALKGMKEALINNLIKYDFHIITVAIFFLCHIFCILMGEKSHTLVAFKNTILLIILNTSLWISINFIWECESISLLYTRNLITIAIVLFIITVLITNCYLLANISYFNPFTVKKIENLVGRWLFPFSVFVHAISLSGSSFVEEEHQTWYFYWVTFLVLLLYNAATKLCLHLRFYRNYKQYLYAQTCIKLLLLLIGHRILRKINSTGDKYAHLPDIAGFLMEQESMLGMTIVLITALILLIWLDFMHEDKKYKQLSLIFNIVISVCIYLRHMHNNNVIKIPFYPQFRGIYEVQIFWVLLAINSLNYIYRLALVIKYNKTAFLKIMLSCFVRIWIMITAMLHQPHNVILLPLQIIFSSVIRTIIKDNNTEQVNPFVYAWIGNLYYFYQGNSNSLATIDVAAGYVGIQSYIPFVNGLLLLINTYSAPILAYLLLIYHAVLQNPYDTHDIITEISKRYIKWRLLPVVIYTIIISIQRHHLFIWSVFSPKLLYEAVHFTIICFVILVILFLVILQKTINKPKY, encoded by the exons ATGGTAAAAAAATTAATCATTATGGTCATTGATGCTTTAAGATGGGATTTTATAACAGGATCAATTGGGAAAGTAGCTATGCCTGTAACAAGTAGTCTTATAGCAAATGCTTCTGCTTGTTTGTTCCAAGCAAAAGTACAACCACCAACTGTCACAATGCCTAGAATAAAG GCAATTACAGCTGGTATTATTCCTAGTTTCATTGATGTAGCCCTAAATTTTGGGAGTAAATCAATTATTGGTGATAGTGTGCTTCTTCAAGCAAAGAGACATGGCTATAAATTAGTATTTTATGGGGATGATACTTGGCTTACATTATTTCCCTCTATATTTGATCGTTATGATGGTACTACATCATTCATTGTAACAGATTTTAATGAG gtTGACAATAATGTGACTAGACATTTGCATAGAGAGTTACATAATACTAATGATTGGTCCATAATGAGTCTTCATTATTTAGGACTTGACCATATTGGTCATATTCATGGACCATTTAGTCCACTTATTAAAACTAAACTTAAAGAAATGGATAATGTAATTGCAAAAATTCAATCAAAAGTCCAAGAATGG AATCAAAATAATGACTCTTCTTTGTTTATTATCTGTGGGGATCATGGGATGAAAGATTCTGGAGGTCATGGTGGTTCAACCATATCAGAAACAACTGTACCTTTAATTGCAATTGGTGGAGAATGTATGCAAAATGATAATCATTTTAAAGAAATAGCACAAATTGATATTGCATCCACATTATCTATTATTTTGGGTGTGCCAATACCATTTTCTAATTTAGGAACTGTTTTTCTGGACTCTTTATACAAGTTGCCTATTTCAAAAACATTATTCATACTTTATTATAATGCTAAACAAGTGTTCAACCATTTTCAACAACTGACTGACTACAAGTCTGAGT ATGCATATCAGAAATATCTAGAAGCAGTAAAACTTCATAATGCTTGGTTAACTACTAAAGACCATCCAAATGACATGACAGATGACATTGTACTTTCTTATAAGATTGCACTTAAAGGAATGAAAGAAGcacttataaataatttaataaaatatgattTCCATATAATAACAGTAGCCATATTCTTCTTATGCCAT aTCTTTTGTATTTTAATGGGGGAAAAAAGTCATACATTGGTTGCATTTAAAAATACTATTTTGTTGATCATTTTAAACACATCCTTATGGATATCAATAAATTTCATTTGGGAATGTGAAAGCATATCATTACTTTATACAAGGAATTTAATTACCATTGCAAtagtattatttataataactgttttaATTACGAATTGTTATTTACTGGCCAACATTAGTTATTTTAATCCTTTCACAGTTAAG AAAATAGAGAATTTGGTAGGAAGGTGGCTATTTCCATTCAGTGTATTTGTACATGCAATTAGCCTTAGTGGTAGTAGCTTTGTGGAAGAAGAACATCAAACTTGGTATTTCTATTGGGTCACTTTTCTTGTACTGTTACTTTATAATGCTGCTACAAAATTATGTTTACATTTGCGATT TTACAGAAACTACAAACAGTATTTGTATGCACAAACTTGTATTAAACTTTTATTACTACTAATTGGACATAGAATTCTTAGGAAAATAAATAGTACTGGGGATAAGTATGCTCATCTTCCTGATATAGCTGGGTTCTTGATGGAACAAGAAAGTATGTTAGGGATGACAATAGTTCTTATTACTg CTCTTATACTTTTGATATGGCTTGACTTTATGCATGAGGATAAAAAGTATAAACAACTatcattaatatttaatatagtaATCAGTGTATGTATTTACCTTCGTCACATGCATAACAATAATGTGATCAAAATACCATTCTATCCTCAGTTTAG AGGAATATATGAAGTACAAATATTTTGGGTATTACTGGCAATAAAcagtttaaattatatttatcgtTTGGCATTAGTGATCAAATATAATAAGAcagcatttttaaaaattatgttgTCATGTTTTGTACGAATATGGATTATGATTACTGCAATGCTTCATCAGCCACATAATGTAATACTTTTGCCacttcaaataatttttagtaGTGTGATTAGAACAATAATTAAAGATAATAATACAGAACAAGTAAATCCGTTTGTATATGCTTGGATTggcaatttatattatttttatcag GGAAATTCGAATAGTTTGGCAACTATTGATGTAGCTGCAGGTTATGTTGGCATACAATCATACATACCATTTGTTAATgggttattattattaattaatacttATTCTGCACCCATTTTAGCATATCTATTGCTTATTTACCATGCGGTATTGCAGAATCCGTATGA taCACATGACATTATTACAGAAATTAGTAAAAGGTATATTAAATGGAGATTATTACCAGTAGTTATTTATACAATTATAATCAGTATTCAACGTCATCATTTATTTATATGGTCAGTATTCTCGCCAAAATTATTATATGAAGCTGTACATTTCACTATTATTTGTTTTGTCATACTTGTCATACTTTTTTTGGTTATACTACAGAAAACAATAAATAAACCAAAATATTAG